Proteins encoded by one window of Nicotiana tabacum cultivar K326 chromosome 10, ASM71507v2, whole genome shotgun sequence:
- the LOC107807459 gene encoding uncharacterized protein At4g26485-like isoform X2 produces the protein MADKVAEEPSVINKGEEKRIPHYSSYQEILLVGEGDFSFSLCLAHSFGSASNIVASSLQSYEVIKTYKNGKSNLEKLKALGGTILHGVDATKLQHHTDISNRKFHRIIFNFPHAGFYGKEDNNHLIQMHQNLVAGFMGSAKERLRADGQIHVTHKTTEPFNLWDLVGLGSQNSLSCINCADFKIENYPGYNNKYGAGSKCDMSFPLRECTTFMFILNPTSKSMHKTKQNKQQKRKREYLHMPSQKIQKVSNSISPPIYPFQQQLSSIYSRTSPTYLNDMNGFPSYAGLPARHDHGSKCFRIFKRNFSYIQQTFGRKDIDVEVAVRKALQRASLMFRAENGWLPDPYLKILEELQFWKQSRFFRLEQMLLDIDRRLYELQGMGYYL, from the exons ATGGCAGACAAAGTGGCAGAAGAACCAAGTGTGATCAATAAAGGAGAAGAGAAAAGGATACCACATTACTCTTCATATCAAGAAATATTGTTAGTGGGTGAAGGAgatttctctttttctctctgtTTGGCTCACTCTTTTGGCTCCGCTTCCAACATTGTTGCTTCCTCTCTTCAATCTTATG AAGTGATCAAAACGTACAAGAATGGAAAATCGAACTTAGAAAAGTTGAAAGCTTTGGGAGGAACTATATTGCATGGCGTGGATGCCACAAAACTGCAGCATCATACTGATATCAGTAACCGGAAATTCCATCGGATTATCTTTAATTTCCCTCATGCAGGTTTCTATGGCAAAGAGGACAATAATCATCTGATCCA AATGCATCAGAATCTTGTGGCAGGTTTTATGGGGAGTGCAAAAGAGAGGTTGCGAGCCGATGGTCAAATTCATGTTACCCATAAAACGACTGAACCATTCAACCTATGGGATCTTGTTGGACTTGGATCACAAAACTCCTTGAGTTGTATCAATTGTGCTGATTTCAAGATTGAAAATTACCCTGGTTACAACAATAAATATGGAGCTGGCTCGAAATGTGATATGTCTTTTCCACTGCGTGAGTGCACTACTTTCATGTTTATACTCAACCCAACTAGTAAGAGTATGCATAAAacgaaacaaaacaaacaacaaaagagaaaacgCGAGTATTTACATATGCCATCTCAGAAAATTCAAAAAGTTTCCAACTCCATAAGTCCTCCAATTTACCCCTTCCAGCAACAACTAAGTTCGATTTACAGTAGAACTTCTCCAACTTATCTCAATGACATGAACGGTTTTCCAAGTTATGCTGGTTTACCTGCAAGGCATGACCACGGAAGTAAATGTTTTAGGATCTTCAAGAGGAATTTCAGTTATATTCAACAAACATTTGGAAGAAAGGACATTGATGTTGAAGTTGCAGTTCGTAAAGCTCTGCAGcgtgcttctttgatgttcaGGGCCGAGAATGGGTGGCTCCCTGACCCCTACTTGAAAATTTTGGAAGAGCTTCAATTTTGGAAGCAGTCAAGATTTTTCAGGTTAGAACAGATGCTGCTAGATATCGATCGAAGGCTGTATGAGCTACAGGGTATGGGATATTACCTATAA
- the LOC107807459 gene encoding uncharacterized protein At4g26485-like isoform X1 has translation MADKVAEEPSVINKGEEKRIPHYSSYQEILLVGEGDFSFSLCLAHSFGSASNIVASSLQSYEEVIKTYKNGKSNLEKLKALGGTILHGVDATKLQHHTDISNRKFHRIIFNFPHAGFYGKEDNNHLIQMHQNLVAGFMGSAKERLRADGQIHVTHKTTEPFNLWDLVGLGSQNSLSCINCADFKIENYPGYNNKYGAGSKCDMSFPLRECTTFMFILNPTSKSMHKTKQNKQQKRKREYLHMPSQKIQKVSNSISPPIYPFQQQLSSIYSRTSPTYLNDMNGFPSYAGLPARHDHGSKCFRIFKRNFSYIQQTFGRKDIDVEVAVRKALQRASLMFRAENGWLPDPYLKILEELQFWKQSRFFRLEQMLLDIDRRLYELQGMGYYL, from the exons ATGGCAGACAAAGTGGCAGAAGAACCAAGTGTGATCAATAAAGGAGAAGAGAAAAGGATACCACATTACTCTTCATATCAAGAAATATTGTTAGTGGGTGAAGGAgatttctctttttctctctgtTTGGCTCACTCTTTTGGCTCCGCTTCCAACATTGTTGCTTCCTCTCTTCAATCTTATG AAGAAGTGATCAAAACGTACAAGAATGGAAAATCGAACTTAGAAAAGTTGAAAGCTTTGGGAGGAACTATATTGCATGGCGTGGATGCCACAAAACTGCAGCATCATACTGATATCAGTAACCGGAAATTCCATCGGATTATCTTTAATTTCCCTCATGCAGGTTTCTATGGCAAAGAGGACAATAATCATCTGATCCA AATGCATCAGAATCTTGTGGCAGGTTTTATGGGGAGTGCAAAAGAGAGGTTGCGAGCCGATGGTCAAATTCATGTTACCCATAAAACGACTGAACCATTCAACCTATGGGATCTTGTTGGACTTGGATCACAAAACTCCTTGAGTTGTATCAATTGTGCTGATTTCAAGATTGAAAATTACCCTGGTTACAACAATAAATATGGAGCTGGCTCGAAATGTGATATGTCTTTTCCACTGCGTGAGTGCACTACTTTCATGTTTATACTCAACCCAACTAGTAAGAGTATGCATAAAacgaaacaaaacaaacaacaaaagagaaaacgCGAGTATTTACATATGCCATCTCAGAAAATTCAAAAAGTTTCCAACTCCATAAGTCCTCCAATTTACCCCTTCCAGCAACAACTAAGTTCGATTTACAGTAGAACTTCTCCAACTTATCTCAATGACATGAACGGTTTTCCAAGTTATGCTGGTTTACCTGCAAGGCATGACCACGGAAGTAAATGTTTTAGGATCTTCAAGAGGAATTTCAGTTATATTCAACAAACATTTGGAAGAAAGGACATTGATGTTGAAGTTGCAGTTCGTAAAGCTCTGCAGcgtgcttctttgatgttcaGGGCCGAGAATGGGTGGCTCCCTGACCCCTACTTGAAAATTTTGGAAGAGCTTCAATTTTGGAAGCAGTCAAGATTTTTCAGGTTAGAACAGATGCTGCTAGATATCGATCGAAGGCTGTATGAGCTACAGGGTATGGGATATTACCTATAA
- the LOC107807460 gene encoding heavy metal-associated isoprenylated plant protein 41-like has product MYKNGKSNLEKLKSLGGTVLHGVDATKMQLHPDLANRKFDRVIFNFPHAGFHGSESSNRLIHLHRNLVVKFFGSARKRLRPDGEVHVTHKTTHPFCCWDLAGLASVHSLTCIESANFNIKNYPGYNNKRGGGNKCDESFPLGECCTFKFIFDPSHKNMQRTKQNKRKSSRSSPIYSIQRQLSWTDSSRNSPTYVNDMNGFPCHAGLPERHDPRSECFRIFKEYFSYIQETFGRKDIDVEVEVRQALHRGSLMYSSEDYLEILEKLHFWSWSRISRLQQKLQDLDRRLYELQGMRYYL; this is encoded by the exons ATGTACAAGAATGGGAAATCGAACTTAGAAAAGTTAAAGTCTTTGGGAGGAACAGTATTGCACGGTGTGGATGCTACAAAAATGCAGCTTCATCCTGATCTTGCAAATCGGAAATTCGATCGAGTCATCTTTAACTTCCCTCATGCAGGTTTCCATGGCAGTGAGAGTTCTAATCGTCTTATCCA CCTTCATAGGAATCTTGTGGTAAAATTTTTCGGGAGTGCAAGGAAAAGGTTGcgaccagatggtgaagttcatGTTACCCATAAGACGACTCATCCATTCTGCTGTTGGGATCTTGCTGGACTTGCATCAGTGCACTCCTTGACTTGTATCGAGTCTGCTAATTTCAACATTAAAAATTACCCTGGTTACAACAATAAAAGAGGAGGTGGTAATAAATGTGATGAGTCTTTTCCATTGGGTGAGTGTTGTACCTTCAAGTTTATATTCGATCCATCTCATAAGAATATGCAAAGAacgaaacaaaacaaacgaaagaGCTCCAGAAGCTCTCCGATTTACTCCATTCAGCGGCAACTAAGTTGGACTGACAGTAGTAGAAATTCTCCAACTTATGTCAATGACATGAATGGTTTTCCATGTCATGCTGGTTTACCTGAAAGGCATGACCCCAGAAGTGAATGTTTTAGGATCTTCAAGGAGTATTTTAGTTATATTCAAGAAACATTTGGAAGAAAGGACATTGATGTTGAAGTTGAAGTTCGTCAAGCCCTGCATCGTGGTTCTTTGATGTACAGCTCGGAAGATTACCTTGAAATTTTGGAAAAGCTTCATTTTTGGAGCTGGTCAAGAATTTCCAGGTTACAACAGAAGCTGCAAGATCTTGATCGAAGGCTGTATGAGCTACAGGGTATGAGATATTACCTATAA